The nucleotide window GAAACACCAAATTCCTTTTTATATGCTTTTACAAAGCCATTAGATCCGTTCTCATTAAAGTTTTTGTGCACTGAAGGATAATGAAACTTAAGATTAGATAAGTGATTATTGGATATATCTTTACCATCAAACTGCTTCCCTTTATCTAATGTTGTAAGTATTATTTTAACCTTATTATCATTAATACCATTGAGCAAACTTATAACGCTAGATGCAAATGCATTACTTTTTGTTTCTAGAAAAACATAGGTTTTACCTTCTGTAAAGGTATTGTCTAGATCTGTAGGGTAAAAGTATGGCAATCCTGTTTTTTTGTGTTTTCTTGCGTACTTAACAGTAATATCTGGAATTTCCTTTTTTAAGAGTGATACATGAGCAGTACTTGCTTCGTCCGCAATAATCATAACTCTACTTTTTAGGCTGTCCTTCTTCACAAAATCTATCATTAAATTTTGTAATAACGTATCCTCTGGGATGGATTGAAAAACATTACTGTAGACTTCCTTAGGTTTATTTAATGCTGCAATTACAGGAACTCGATCTACTTTTAATGCCTTTGCTGCTCTATTAAAAGCTTCTACTTGCATTGGTCCAATTACAGCATCGTATTCTGAAAAATCGTTATCTGCCAAAATTTTGCTCACCTTAGAAGGTTGGTATTCTGTATCAAAAACTTTTAAGTCTGTAGAAATACCTAAGCGTTTTGCAGAATCTAAGGCCATTCTTACTCCAATATGAAAATCTAAGACTGTAGACAATAATTTATTGTTCTTGATCTCTTCTTTTGTTTCTTCAACAGAATCTACATCGATTCTGTGCAAACGATAAGGGAGCATTAGTGCAAGTTTTTTTACCTTGTAGTTTTTAATATTGGATGCTAGTTTAGTGGTTTCTACATCCGTTAATTCAGAGGTCATTTTGGCAGTAGCTGGTATTTTTAAAACCATACCTGCCTTTAATCCAGTTTGTTTTAGCTCTGGGTTAAGGTCTTCTAATTCTTCTTGTGTTAGTCCTGTTTTTATTTTTAATCTATAAAACCCTTCCTTTGGTAAAACCTCGTAATAATCATATTCTAAATCTATAGCTTTTTCATCTTTGTCTTTTATGTTTGGTACATTGAGCTCGTCACCGGGTTGAAGGATGGGAGGCATGTTAGGGTTTAAAGCTTCTAGTTCTTCAACAGTAATTCCAAATTTATATGCAATTCTCCACTTCCCTTCTTTAGGCTGAACTTTATACTTTTTGACCGTATTCTTTAGGCTAACTTTTGAAATAAAAGTCTTGTATCTAGGAATCCTTATTTTATCGCCTTTCTTTAAATTTTCAGCGTATAGAAAACGATTAGCCTTTTTTATATCCTCTTCAGAAACACCATACTTTTTAGACAAACCATAAAGTGTTTCTTTACGTTTTACCTTATGCGTTTTGTAGCCTATAAGTTCTTTTGATTCTTCGTCAATAGGTTCGTTTTTAATTTTTGAATTTGGTATAATTAAAATCGTATTAGGCTGAAACTTGGTTTTAGCGTCAGGGTTTAGTGCCAAAATATCAAAAGGTGTTACCAAGTACTTTTTTGCAATACTCTCTATGGTTTCGCCTTCTTTTATCTTGTGCTCGATGTAGTTTTGAGCCCCAAGGTTTAGTGCTAAACTAATTAGCATTACTGTAAGTAATTTCTTCATTGACTTCAAAATATTCAATATTTTATTTAAACCAGAGAGGTTCCTACTATTGCAGTAAGTTTATTACTCCCACTCTATTGTTGCAGGTGGTTTAGAACTGATATCGTAGACAACTCTATTAACACCTTTTACCTTGTTTATAATTTCGTTTGAGGTCTTTTGCAAAAACTCATATGGTAAATTTACCCAGTCTGCCGTCATTCCATCTGTACTCTCAACAGCTCTTAAAGCCACACATTTTTCATAAGTACGCTCATCTCCCATTACGCCTACACTATTTACTGGTAATAATATTGCACCTGCTTGCCATACCTTATCGTATAAATTCCAAGAGCGCAGGTTATTAATAAAAATAGCATCTACCTCTTGTAATATACGAACTTTCTCACGAGTTAGATCTCCAAGAATACGAATTGCCAATCCTGGACCAGGAAATGGATGACGACCTAATAAGTGCGAATCCATATTCATAGAAGCACCAACGCGTCTTACCTCATCTTTAAACAATGCCTTTAAAGGCTCAACAACTTTTAATTTCATAAAGTCTGGCAAACCACCAACATTATGATGACTTTTTATAGTCGCACTTGGCCCACCTGTTGCAGAAACACTTTCTATAACATCTGGATAAATGGTGCCTTGTGCTAACCATTTTACATCTTGTATGAGATGCGCTTCATCATCAAAAACCTCAATGAACACACGACCTATAGTTTTTCTCTTTTCTTCTGGGTCGCTTTTACCAGCTAAGGCATCCAAAAAGCGTGCCGAAGCATCTACACCTTTAACGTTTAATCCCATACCTTCGTATTGGTGCAGTACATCTTCAAATTCATTTTTACGAAGTAAACCGTTGTTTACAAATATGCAATACAGATTTTTACCTATAGCTTTATGCAATAGCATGGCAGCTACTGAAGAATCTACACCACCTGACAAACCTAATACGACTTTATCGTTACCAAGTTTTTCTTTGAGTTCGTCGACGGTTTCCTCTACAAATGCGCTAGGTGTCCAGTCTTGATTGACCTTGGCAATTTTTACTAAAAAGTTTTGAAGTAATTGATGTCCATCTGTTGAGTGGTATACTTCTGGGTGAAATTGAATAGCATATGTGTTTTCGCCTTCAATTTTGTAAGCGGCATTCTCAACATCTCCGGTACTTGCCAGTAAAACACCACCTTTTGGTAATTTTTTAATGGTATCGCTATGGCTCATCCATACTTGGCTGCCTTCGTGGATGTTTTCAAAAAAATCTTCGTTAGGTTTTATATAGCCAAGATGCGCTCTACCATACTCTCTGGTGCTAGATTCTGCGACTTCACCGCCCGAAAAATGTGCCAAATACTGCGCACCATAGCACACAGCTAACATTGGCTTTTTACCTCTAATGTTTGAAAGGTCTGGATGAAGTACATCTTCTCCTCTAACGGAATTTGGGCTTCCTGATAAAATTACGGCCTTAAAGCTATCTGAATCTGAAGGAATTTTATTGAATGGGTGAATCTCACAATAGATATTCAACTCTCTAACTCGGCGCGCAATAAGCTGCGTGTACTGCGATCCGAAATCTAAAATAAGGACTTTGTTGTGTTGCATGTGCAAAAATAACAAATGCGCTCACATTGAAGATTTGAGTTGTCAACTTTTTTTAGATATTTTTTTAACAACAATTATTCTAAAATTCTAAACTGAAAAATGTTAGATTCAGAGGTATTTCCTTCTGCATCTTTTGTTACAACTTTCCAATAATAAATGTTGTTTGGCGCTACAGCTACTGTCAGCTGATTTGCTGTTATATCACTCGTATTAAGTTCTGGTGGATTATTAGTAGAGACGTATACATTGTAACCAACAATATCATTTTCTACATCACTTCCTTCCCAATGCAATACCACCAAATTAGTACTCGGGATATTTTGCGCCATTATTGGAGCTATTAAATCTGCTGGAAAAGGCGGATAGGTAACAACACCAGGACCTGCGTTATAAAAATTCCAAATAGCACTTACTTTAGCTTCATCTTGGTGATTATACTCCACATACCACCTATACGCAACCGCTCGCTGAATAGTTATTGGCAATATAAAATCACTTGTCTCATATTGTGTTGTATTACCCGAAGATAAATTCTCTAAAGTAAGTGTATATGTTTCTGCATTACTATTTGGTTCCCATTCAAAAAACACGGTACTTTCTGTTTCCGTAATATTAGTGCCTTCATTACACAAATCATCTTGATGTGGAAAAACAAGATTAACTCCCGTAGGTAAATCTTGATCGTTTCCTCCACCGCTAGGGTTGCCATCATTGGTAGTATCGCTACAAGACACTATGAGCATAAAAGCACAAAATATATAGATCGTCTTTTTCATTTTTTAATGATTTTATAGGATGACACTCCAGATGTTGATCTAATTTTGAGTAAATACACTCCATGTCTGAGATTGTCCGTATTGAGTGTCATATCAGTACCTTTGTTTTCTATGACTTTACTTAAAACCATCTGCCCTAAACTATTGTAAACATTAATACTTATCTCATTCTCTACTATACCGTTATACATCTTTATTTCATCTTGAAAGGGATTTGGGTATATTAGATATTGATTATCATAAAAGAATCGTTTTTCATAACTGCCCTGACAATCTAAATCTGTTTCTATTTTTAAAATGTTCTCACCTTGTTGTAATTGTAATTCTAAATTTGAGTTATGGGTAGTAAATCCTTCACCATTAAAATCGACGTTGTAAACATTACCACCAGACAAATCAACCTCAATTATACCGTTCGAAGCTGGTCTACTGGCAAAAACCTCAAGTGGATTTGGCTCTGTTATCACTACATTATAACAAGACTCATAGTTTGGCCATTCTTCAATAGTAATGCACATTTGGTAAGTGGCTGCCAAAAGATTAAAAATTTCTACATCGTTGGTAAAATCGTATTCTTGGTAAAAATCTTCACCTGTTGGTTCAATAATATCTTCACTAAAAAGCGATACTGTATAATTATATAACTCTTGTGCAATAATAGTTACTTTACCATTATTACTATTAAGACAGGTTTCGCCAGTTATGGTTACCGAGAAATTATCAACTGGTAAATTGATTACTTCACAACCAAATAAATCTACAGGTGCACCAAACGTTGTACCAGGACAAAGGTCATCTTCATTTGGTACTCCATCATTATCTGCATCTTCGCAAATAATTTGATAACTCGCTGAAGCATCCTTACTCCAATTATCGTAAGTACCATCTTCATTATTAATTACTGCTACAGGATCATCCACCAAAATACACCCTAAACTAGGGTTGTTTGTAGCATTAAAAATCTGTAGGTTTTCATTGTTACCATTCTGAAGATTAAGTTGATCACCAGCCAAAGCGTTAGATTGACAAAACAAGATATTTAGGTTTGGATTCTGTGTAAGATCTAAACTACTTAACATATTGAATGCACAGTTAAAATCTTCTAAACCAAATAATATAGATACTTCTACCTCTGTAATAGAATTATTAGATATATCGAGGTTGATTAGACTCGTATTGCCACTAACATTAAGTTGTGAAAGATTATTATTTGAAACATTTAAAGTTGTGAGGTTTGGTAAGACCGAAATATCTATTTCATCTAATAAATTATCTGAAGCATCAAGGCTAGCCAATAACACATTATTACTAAAATCTACAGTTTCAATAAGATTATCTTCAATATCTAAACTCAGCAAGCCAAGAAAATCTTCAATTCCTGTAAGGTCTGAAATTTCTCTTGAGCTTATATTTAAAAATTCAATTTCTTCTATAGCTTCTGTGGTAACATAATCATCTAATGGACCAGAATCGTATCCAAAATCTATTAAAGCTTGTTCAAAATTATCGTCTGGCACATAAGTTTCACCAAAGAAACATTCTATTGCCAACTGCGTTGTAGTATCTATAGTCCAAGTTGCACCAACTGGTATTGCACCTGTATCTGTTTCTATACAAGTAAGATTAGGGTTGTTTTGCGCATTTAGATTTAATAAGATTGTATTTTGAGTGTTTCTTACATTAAGCGTTTCTAATACATTGGACTGACAACTAAGACTTGTTAGCGCTTGATTTTGCTGAAAATCTAAATCTAGTATAGCATTATCATCGCAATTAAAAACCTGAAGTGTTAGCACTTCACTTGGAAGAAAATCAGTAAAATCATTCGATGCAATATTTAAGTCTGTAAGGTTTGTATTATTGTTTAAATCTAGATTGCTAATTGTATTATTTGAGCAATTTAAATTTAATAAAGCTGTATTACTCATTACATCTAAACTTGATAGTTGGTTGTTAGAACAATCTAGAACAAACAAATTAGTATTAGAGCTTAAATCTATTTCTGAAATGGCATTAGACGAACAGTTAAAATTTTCTAAAGCTAAAAAGTCTTCTAGTCCAGTTAACTCTGCAATATTATTACCGCTTACATCTAAGGCTAAGACACCTTCAATATTTGCAGTAAGCACATAGTCGTTTAAAGGTCCTGAATCGTACCCTAAGTCTATGAGTGCCTGCTCAAAATTATCATCTGGCACATAGGTTTCGCCAAAGTTACAATCTTCGCCGTAAGATGTTGCTTCATCTTTTATCCATCCTGCAGGAACATTATTAACATCATCTACTTGTATACATTCTAGATTAGGATTATTAGATGCACTAAAGTTTATAACATCTTGATTGATTCCGTTTTGAATATTGATAAAACTAAATAAATTATTGGATACATTTATAGCAATACTTTCTGGACAAAATTCAGTTTGATTTGTCTGAAAAACACAAGCCGAAACAGCAATTGTAGTTAAATCTAAATCATTTTCGAGTTGATTGTTACTTAAATTTAATGTTTTTAGTAAGCTTAAATCTGTGCCCAAATTTACACTCGTTAACATATTGGCGCTGGCATCAACTTCTATTAGATTAGTATTGTTATTTAAGTCTAAGGTGCTTAATTGGTTTCCAGAACACTTTATAGATTTAAGTAATATATTTGAGCTTAAATCGAGATTTACAATTTCATTAAAAGCACAGTTTAAAAACTCTAATTGCGTATTAGAATTACTATTAAGTGTCGTTAAATTATTTTGCGATAATAAAGCCTCAACCAAGTTAACATTACTTGTTAGATCTACATCAGAAACCTGGTTGTTTCCTATTGATAAAAACTCTAATGAAGTGTTATTGGTAGTGTTAAGTTGTGTTAATTCATTAGATGCACAATTTAACCTTTCTAATCCTAAATAATTATCAACCCATAAATTCTGTAGGTTATTGTTAACACAACTTAGACTTATTAATGTATTGTTATTTACTGTTACTGTTTGCAAATTATTTAATGTATTACTATCACAATTAAGGCTTTCTAAAACCGTATTACTACTAATATCTAAATCTGATAAGTTGTTATTAGAACAGTTTAACTCTCTCAATACAATATTGCCAGAAACATTGAGCATTTCTAAGTTATTATCGGCACAGTCTAATAATTGTAAATTGACGTTCTGTGAAGTATCAAGATTATTTAGATTGTTGTTTGCGCAATAGAGTTCTACTAAATTTACAGTACCTGTAGTATTGAGCAACCCATTTGCATCATTAATATCATTGGTAAGTAAATAATTAGAACTACAGTTTAAACGCTCTAAATTTATCATATCGCTAACATCTAAAGCATCTAAAAAATTTCCACTACAATCTAACTCAATCAAAGATTGAAAATCTTGTATTCCCGTAAGATCTGATATACTCTCATTGCTGACATTTATAGTTTGTATATGCTCTATGTTAGCAGTTAGTACTTGCCCATCAATAACATCATCATAACCAAAATCGATTAAAGCTTGTTCAAAAAAAGCATCAGGTATCAGTGTAATTCTATTGTTAAAGCAGTCTCCATCGTAAACCGTAAAATCATCTTTTTGCCAGTTTGCAGGAATATTACCAACAACAGCATCATCTATATTTATACAGAATAAATAGGGATTTATTGTAGTATTAAACACTACTAGTGAAGCGTTATTACCATTTTCGATATTTAAAGTTCTTAGGGAATTGTTACTACAAAGAACTGAAGTTAAAGCTATATTTACTGTAAGGTCTAAAGCTTCTATCTGGTTAATAGAACAATCTAAAATTTGTAGTGCAGTATTATTACTCAAATCTAGACTGATAAGGCTATTGTTAGAACAATTTAAATCTTGTAGAGCGACAAAATCTTCAATTCCGGTTAAGTCTTCAATCGCTAAACTAGATACATCTAAAACCGTTACACCACTAATATCTGCAGTTGGTACAAAGTTGTTTAGTGTTCCATCAGAATCTATACCTTGGTCTATAAGTGCTTGCTCAAAGTTATCATCTGGCACATAAGTTCCACAATCTAAATTATAAGTAGCTATTGCATCTTTTTGCCAACCTGCTGCTGCATTTGCAAAAGCAACATTATCAACTTTTATACAGAATAAATTGGGATTATTTGTTGCATTAAAATTGGTGATTACATTGTTATTACCATTGCTCATATTTAGAGCAAATAAGTTATTGTTGTTACACAACAGACTTGTTAATGCAGTATTGAAGCTAACATTTAGATTCTCTACTTGATTCATAGAACAGTCTAAATCGGTTAACAATAAATTGCTGCTTGTATCTAAAGCAGTCAATGCATTACCAGAACAATTCAGTACCGTTAAAGCTGTATTTGTTTCTATATTGAGTTCTTCAACTGCATTCCCTGAACAATTAACTATAACCAAAGACGTATTTACACTTAAGTCTAAAGCTGATAAATTATTATTTGATATATCTATTTCTTGCAATGCTAGATTATTAGAAATATCAATAGTTTCGATTGTATTATTATTACAATCTAAAACTTCGAGTGCAGTAAAATCTTCTATACCTATTAAGCTCGTTATAGAAGCATTAGAAATATTTAAATCGATAACTGTTTCAATATTTGTAGTAAGTACCAAATTATCTAATGCATCATCATAACCAAGATTAATTAGTGCTTGCTCAAAATTATCATCTGGCACATAGGTGTAAATATCTACACAATTAGCATCTGTAAAGTAGGTCCAATCGTCTTTTACCCATCCGTTTGGTATAAAACCATTGTCTATTTGTATACAGAATAAATCAGGATTGTTTGAAGCATCGAAAATTGAAACCAAATCATTAAATCCATTAGCTACAATCAAAGATGACAATTGATTTCGGGATACGTTAATTGATGAAAAACCTTGACAGACCGTTACTGGATCTGTTTGAGGATCTGGGCAAACTACAGAGTTAATAACGCTTAAATCTAAGTTAGTTAAAGCGTTATCAGAAACATCAAGATTTCTTAATAACGTATTTGCCGAAAGATCTAGCATCGTAATTTGGTTTGATGCACAAAACAGACTTTCTAAATTTGTATTATTACTTACTACTAATTCGCCATCAATTCTATTATTAGACACATTTAACAATGATAAGTCTGTGTTAGCAGAAACATCTATACCTTGTAACTGATTACCAGACGCTGTAAGACTTTTTAGAGCAATATTATTAGTTACTACCAGGTTTTGAATTTGATTATCAGAACAGTTTAAGGATTCTAAATTTAGGTTGCTATCCACTACTAAATCCGTAAGACTGTTAGAGCCACAAATTAATGACACTAAATTTGTATTGCTTGAAACATCTAAAAAAGACAGGTCATTATTACTGCAAAGTAAATTTTCTAAATCTATAAAACCTTCAATACCAGTAAGATCTTCAATACCTAAATTACTAACATCGAGAAGCCCAACGGTATTGATGCTATTAGTAAAAACCAATCCATTATTACTAATACCATCTCCCATGCTTGTAATGTCACCTATAGCAACTTCAGTTCCATCTGCCGCATGTGTTTCTAGGTAATTCTCAAAGTTTGCATCTGGTATAGCAGTTGTCTGCGCACTCAAATCAGACCATAAAACAATTGATAAGAATGACGTTATTAAAACCAGTTTTTTCATAATGTTTTAGTTTTCAGACACGACTACGTTGAGTTTTAATTTCTTCCTTTGATATCAATCTCTTGATGAAAGTGAATTTGCTTACTTAATTCTTCTTGAATCATATTGAAAAACTTTGTTTTAAATTCCGCATCTGTTTTAAGCTTGTTTAAAGCTTCAACTAATTTTTCATTTTCGCCGTTTTTGTTAGAGCTAAGTATCATTTGCTCAGCAAGGATTAATCCTTTTTCAAAATCGTCTCTTGTAATTTCATGATATATGATATCGCTTTCTGGAGATTCAATGACTTCATATTTAGAATGGCTCTCTTTTTCAGTTTCAACTATTTGTCCTGTGTATGTTCCATTTTCAACATTATTTATTCTATCTAAAATGCTTTCTATTTGACCTTTTAAATAAGTGATTTCTTTTGCTTGCTGATCTACTGTTTGTTCTAACCTTTGAATAATAAACTGACTATCATTTCTATTAACACCAACAGCTGTATTGATTAATCGCATTCCCATAGGATCATGACTCTCCGTCCATGCAACACCCACAATATGTTTAAGTTGACTAGATGAAATGTACTCTGGCTTAATTGCCATACCAATACCGTCATTTTTACCACTAGGTATTATATAATCACCAATATTAACCTTACCAAACACTTTTACTGGCACTTGTCCCATAAAGGCTACTTTTTCGTATTCAGATTCTCGGTTGGGTTCTGGCATATTTCCAAGAACAATTGGCTTATAGGATACAACCATCATTCTATCAGCACCTAAAAGATTCTTGGTAATCTTCCCACCTTTTACACCAACTATATCACCAAAGACCATTTTTTCGTTTACATCTTCTCTTAATAAATATTCGGCATAATCACCTGCTCCAGAAGCATAGGTCACTCCTTCTAGCATGGCTTTATAATCTTGATAATAGTTTAGGTTCCCTTGCGTAATTCCAATACCAACACCAGCAACCACAATCTGAAGACCAGCAACAATAGATTGAGCTGTACTACCTATTATCCAAGATGGTATAGGTGCTGTAACACAAGCACCAAAGCCAACACAACCAGTAGATGATGTAGATGCAATACCAATTGTACCTAAAGACTTAGCAAATTCGTAAGCTGCAACACCAGTATCGAAAATAGCATCGTAAGAATCATACTCTAGCGTCTCTAGACCAAATTGATAATCGGCATTATTTACAAAGTCTTCTACGCGCTCACCTTCTATTCTTCCCCAAGACTGATCACTTAAATCATCAAAAAAGGTGATGAAATTTGTGGTGTTATCTCTTCCTCCATTAACCTTTATAGCTAATCCTTGTCGACCACCTTCAATAAGCATTACATGGTGATTTATATTAGTGTCTAACTGAAAATTATCTTGAAATATTCTATTGACCCTAACCTGAGACTGCGTATTAACATATAGTCCTCCTTGAAGCGTCGTAGAGTCCGTTACTTTTAAGGTTTCTGCAACCAAATCACCGAAAGCTGCTTCTCCGTTAACTGTAAGTGTATGTAACGTGGTGTGCCCACTTAATACATCTAAATCATCGTTAAGATTAGTTAAACCATCTACATTTAGTGTGCCTGTTAGATTTGTTGGACTTGTATTATTAACCGTAAGCGCAGCATTGAGATTTGTTATACCATCTACTGTTAAGTCACCACCTAATATTGAATTATTATCGTAAACCGTAAAAGAGCTGAATAAATTTGTTGGCCCATGAACTTCTAGTTCTCCATTTAAATACGTTCGGTCATCGACGGTTAAAGTTCCTGTTGCTGTTATGTTTCTATGATAAGCAAATGGCAAAAATGTTAAACGCTCCCTACTCATTTCTTCAAAATTACTTCCAGCTTCAAAATCGATTTCTACCTTTAAATCTTTTGGTGTACCATCCCAATTTATTTCTTTAAAGTAATCGTGCTCAGCTTCTCCAATTAAAAGATTAATTCTTCCGAAATCATCAGTCTCAGTAACTTGAACTTCTTCAAATTCTACTTGATTTCCACTATCGTAGATTGTAAATCTTATGGCTATAGTGGTATTTGGTAAATAATTACCTTCGGCATCTACACCTGGTAATTCTAAATCGTCAGGACCAATAATTACTGCTTGATAAGTAATACCATCAGTCTGTGCAACAGCTTGAAAAACAGCACAAACAAAAAATGTTAGGGTAAGTATTTTTTTCATAATTGGAGGTTTTTGGTTTTAAATCTTTATAAGTTTTGTATTGAAGTATTTTTCACCAGATGAGACGTTTAAAAAATAAGTCCCTGTTGAAATATCTTCTATTTGTAATTCAATTCGTTGTGCAGGAAGAAAGACTTTAGTGTAAATAACTCTTGATTTAATATCAAAAATTCTTATAGAGATATCACGCTGCACAAAATCGCTAAAGCTTATAAAAAGCATTTGGCTAAAAGGGTTGGGGTATACTTTAGCTCTAAGCTCTAGAGTTAAATTTTTGAGTGCTTTAAGCTTACTTATGGGTTGTTGATACCCTTGCCTTAAATAATAACCGTTATTATAATAAGTACCAATAACACTAGACTGACCAATACTTTGACTCACTTTATAAGTGCCATTTGCCGTCTGCAATGTCTGAGATGATCCACTACTCCCAACGTTAGAGCTTATAATGCGATACTCATTATTGTTCTGAGCAAATGAAATCTGAATTAAGCCTACAAGCAGTAAAAGTTGGATGTAATTTTTCATTTTTGGTGTTAGTTTATTTATGTTTAAAGCCTATTTGATTTTCAAATAAGTCAAAAATTATATCAAATACTTTATAGTTTCGGTAAATGATTTTTATGTCCACCTTTTGTCCACTATATTTCAAATTATCTAGTAACTACAGTAACATTTTGGCAGGTTAATTATAAACCCTAAACCAAATTGGTGTGCGTTTAATTTTAGTTTTTCGGCATTTTCATCACTATTAATCAACACTGATCTCCCATAACTGTACTCAACATAAATGGCCGTACTTCTTGATATAGGATATTGCATTTCTACACCTCCTCTAAAGAATAAGATGTTATTATTAAACTCATCCTCACCAACCAGATTAAAAACATCGTTGTTAATAGTTTGTGTTCCTCTAATTAAAAACTCTGAGGCTACTGATGCATTCGCTAAAAACGTTAGATCTCGTAGTTCAAAAAGTTTAACTCCTAATCCCGCTTTTAAACCCAGGTAACTGACATCCCACTCAAAGAAGTTATCTACACTGCTCTCGCTGCCAATAGCACCATAATTATTGTATGTAGCTCCAAGAGACAAAAACAAAGTGTTACCTGCATTTAGTTTTTGTCTGTAGCCCATACCATAATGTGTTTTTGATTTTGATAATAGATTGCCAAGGGGCTGCCCTTGGGAGTTTTCATAGTCAAAGGATGAAATGGTAGTACCAAAGCCAAAGTATAACTGTTGACAAAAACTTGAAATACTCATAAGTAAAACTATGGTTAGAATAATTATTTTGTTAGTCATCGGACCAGTTTTGTGAAAACAATATTAGATAAAAAACAGTCTGATTTTCAACAAAATAGGCCATGTCCACCTTTTGTCCACCATCAAAAAAAAGACTTCTTAAAATAATTAATGATATTTATTATAGGTAGACACACTATTACAATAAATTTTTAATTAACTGATTTTCAGTATTTTAAAATAGGAAAATAAATAAAACTATCTTAGATGACCTAACAGCCAAAAACTATGAATAATTTAACTCCTCTCTCTGATGTCCCTTTTTTAAAAAAAGTGACTAATAAATTCTTTAAGGTGGACAAATGTCCCTCTCTATTAATTATTATTTTTGGAATAATTACACAGTTTGGTTTCGGT belongs to Winogradskyella sp. J14-2 and includes:
- a CDS encoding LysM peptidoglycan-binding domain-containing protein, translated to MKKLLTVMLISLALNLGAQNYIEHKIKEGETIESIAKKYLVTPFDILALNPDAKTKFQPNTILIIPNSKIKNEPIDEESKELIGYKTHKVKRKETLYGLSKKYGVSEEDIKKANRFLYAENLKKGDKIRIPRYKTFISKVSLKNTVKKYKVQPKEGKWRIAYKFGITVEELEALNPNMPPILQPGDELNVPNIKDKDEKAIDLEYDYYEVLPKEGFYRLKIKTGLTQEELEDLNPELKQTGLKAGMVLKIPATAKMTSELTDVETTKLASNIKNYKVKKLALMLPYRLHRIDVDSVEETKEEIKNNKLLSTVLDFHIGVRMALDSAKRLGISTDLKVFDTEYQPSKVSKILADNDFSEYDAVIGPMQVEAFNRAAKALKVDRVPVIAALNKPKEVYSNVFQSIPEDTLLQNLMIDFVKKDSLKSRVMIIADEASTAHVSLLKKEIPDITVKYARKHKKTGLPYFYPTDLDNTFTEGKTYVFLETKSNAFASSVISLLNGINDNKVKIILTTLDKGKQFDGKDISNNHLSNLKFHYPSVHKNFNENGSNGFVKAYKKEFGVSPSKYAARGFDITLDILLRLATEDNLYDASEEVIETEYIENKFRYNKSLFGGYVNEAVYIVKYDDLRIIEAN
- the guaA gene encoding glutamine-hydrolyzing GMP synthase, translated to MQHNKVLILDFGSQYTQLIARRVRELNIYCEIHPFNKIPSDSDSFKAVILSGSPNSVRGEDVLHPDLSNIRGKKPMLAVCYGAQYLAHFSGGEVAESSTREYGRAHLGYIKPNEDFFENIHEGSQVWMSHSDTIKKLPKGGVLLASTGDVENAAYKIEGENTYAIQFHPEVYHSTDGHQLLQNFLVKIAKVNQDWTPSAFVEETVDELKEKLGNDKVVLGLSGGVDSSVAAMLLHKAIGKNLYCIFVNNGLLRKNEFEDVLHQYEGMGLNVKGVDASARFLDALAGKSDPEEKRKTIGRVFIEVFDDEAHLIQDVKWLAQGTIYPDVIESVSATGGPSATIKSHHNVGGLPDFMKLKVVEPLKALFKDEVRRVGASMNMDSHLLGRHPFPGPGLAIRILGDLTREKVRILQEVDAIFINNLRSWNLYDKVWQAGAILLPVNSVGVMGDERTYEKCVALRAVESTDGMTADWVNLPYEFLQKTSNEIINKVKGVNRVVYDISSKPPATIEWE